The sequence ATTTGTGAAGAGTGTAATATTACGTTTATTGGTCCAAACTATAAAATGATAGAAAACATGGGAGATAAAGCATCGGCAAGAAAGCTAATGATAGAAGCGGGGGTTCCGGTGGTGCCGGGTTCAAAAGGCGTGGTTTCTAGTACGCAACAAGCTCTGGTAGTGGCAAAGGAAATTGGATACCCTGTGATGCTGAAGGCTTCGGCTGGTGGTGGTGGACGCGGAATGCGAATTGTTTTTGTAGAAAAAGATCTGGAGAGTGCATTTTTGAGTGCCAGTACAGAAGCATTGGGCGCATTTGGTGACGGAAGTATGTATATGGAAAGATATGTGCAGAATCCACGTCATATTGAGTTTCAGATATTGGGTGATAATTATGGAAACATTGTACACCTAGGAGAGAGAGACTGCTCAATGCAACGTAGGCATCAAAAGGTAATGGAAGAAGCGCCGTCTCCGTTTATCAGCAAAGAAATGCGCGTAACAATGGGTGATGCGGCAATTAAAGCGGCAAAGGCAGTAAACTATCGAAATGCAGGAACGGTTGAATTTATTGTGGACAAAGATGGCAACTTCTATTTTATAGAAATGAACACTCGTATTCAGGTTGAGCATCCTATAACAGAAATGGTAACAGGTTTGGATCTGATAAAAGAACAAATCAAGATTGCTATGGGCCAAAAATTGACGTTTGAGCAAAAGGATATTTGCATAGGTGGAGTGGCTATAGAGTGCAGAATTAATGCAGAAAACCCAGAGAAAAATTTTAGACCATCCCCAGGCAAGATTACAGCATTGTATTTTCCGGGTGGTAAAGGTGTACGAATTGATTCGCATATATATCAGGACTATGTGATTCCGCCAACGTATGACTCTATGATTGCAAAAATTATTACGCTGGGTAGAACGAGAGAAGAAGCATTGAGCATTATGAAGCGTGCGTTGAGCGAAACTGTGATAGAAGGTGTGGATAGTAATATAGAATTTCAACTAGATCTTTTGCACACAGCGGCGTTTGAAGAAGGCAACTTCGATACAACTTTTATTGAGAAAAACTTAGAGAAAATTTTGGGGAGGTAATAATAAATGTTTCAAAGTTTAAGTACTAGACAGAAAAAATATCAAAATAGCCCCCAAAAGGGTAATACAAAAATTGAGATACCCGAAGGTATGTATATAAAATGTGCCTCTTGTAAGAAAAGCGTATATGTGAAAGATCTGGGAGAAACGATAGGGGTGTGTCCTAATTGTGGAGGATATTTTCCTATTTCTGCTAGGGTGCGTATTAAAAGTATTGTAGACAAAAAAACGTTTAATGAGTTCGACAAGCAAATGACCACCAATAACCCCTTAGGCTTTGATAGCTATGAAAAAAAATTGGAAGATTATATGCTAAAAACAGAAGAAATAGAAGCTGTAATCTGCGGAGAGGCTGCAATAAACGGAATGAAATGCGTAATTGCAGTAATGGATGCGAGGTTTATGATGGGAAGTATGGGAACAGTAGTTGGAGAAAAGATCACCCGTGCTATTGAATATGCAACAAAGAACCGTTTGCCAATTATCATTTTTTGTGCATCAGGGGGTGCCAGAATGCAAGAAGGAATTTTTTCATTGATGCAAATGGCAAAGACAAGCGCAGCTCTTGCTCGACATGATGAGGAAGGGCTTTTATTTATAAGTGTGTTAACCCACCCGACCACTGGAGGAGTAACGGCCAGCTTTGCAATGTTAGGAGATATAATTTTGGCAGAGCCGCGCGCGTTAGTTGGATTTGCAGGGCCAAGAGTAATTGAACAAACAATTAGACAAAAGCTTCCGGAAGGCTTTCAAAAGTCAGAGTTTTTGCTAGAGTATGGGATAATCGATAAAATTGTGGCCAGAGATGAGTTGCGTACAACAATTGGTAAGCTTTTAAAATTTCATCATAAGGGGGAATAGATTATGACAGAAATTGAAAAATTACAAGAAATGGTAGAACAACTGAAAAAAATGAATGCTTCACCGCAAATTGATGAAGAAATTAAAAGAATTACTAAGCTGATTAGAAACGTAAAAAAAAGTATTGCCGCAAATTACACACCCTGGGACCGAGTACAGATTGCTAGAAAAATCGATAGACCTCGTGCGAAATATTATATCGAAAACTCATTTGACGATTTCATAGAATTTCATGGAGATAGAACGTTTAAGGATGATAAAGCTATTATTGGAGGCATTGCAAAGATTGGAGATCATGTTGTAACGCTGATAGCGCAAAATAAAGGCAATAATGCCGCTGAAAATATAGCGTCTAATTTTGGTATGCCTCACCCAGAAGGATATCGAAAAGCTTTGAGACTTATGAAGCAAGCTGAAAAGTTTGGTCGGCCAGTTATTTGCTTGGTGGATACGCCTGGGGCATATTGCGGAATTGGCGCAGAAGAGAGAAATCAAGGAGAGGCCATTGCCAGAAATTTATTGGAGATGAGTAGATTGAAAACTCCGATTATCTCTGGAATTATAGGCGAGGGTGGAAGCGGAGGAGCTTTGGCACTTGCTGTGGCAGATATTGTGTTTATGCAAGCCAATACCACATATTCGATTTTGTCACCAGAAGGATTTGCGAGTATTTTATGGAAAGATGGGAGCCTGGCGAAAGATGCAGCGAATATGATGAAGATTACTGCAAATGAATTGCTGGATTTTGGAATTATAGAGGACATTGTACGAGAGCCTGTGGGAGGTGCTCATGATAATCCAGAGCATGCCGCGCAATATTTAAGAGAATATTTGATTGACAAACTAAATATATTAGTATCACAGCCAATCGATGTGGTTGTTAAAAATAGGTATAATAGATTTAGAAAGTTTGAAGATTATAAAGATAAAGGGTGATAGACCATGATTAAATTGTACGATGAAGGCGTATTTTTGATAAATGGAACTGAAATCGTTGATAAAACTGAAGGCGAAAAGCGATATGACTTGGAAAAAGCCAAAGAGGGAACCATCAGTTTTTCTATTCTGAAAGATCATAACACATCAGATTCTATGGCAAAGCTTAGACTAAAATTTGATGCTCTAACATCACATGATATAACTTTTGTAGGCATTATTCAAACTTCAAGAGCTAGTGGATTAATTAAATTTCCGGTACCTTATGTACTGACTAACTGTCATAACAGCTTGTGTGCGGTTGGTGGAACTATAAATGCGGACGACCATATGTTTGGGCTGAGTGCAGCAAAGAAATATGGCGGAATATATGTACCTCCAAATATAGCTGTTATACATCAATATATGCGTGAGATGATGGCCGGATGCGGAAAGATGATATTGGGATCTGATAGCCACACTAGATATGGCGCCTTGGGTACAATGGCAGTGGGCGAAGGTGGCGGAGAGCTGGTTAAACAAATATTATCTGAAACTTATGATATAGGGTATCCAGAAATTGTGGCGGTATATTTAGATGGAAAGCCGCATCCTAATGTTGGTCCTCAGGATATTGCACTTGCGATTATAGGTGCCGTATTTAAGAACGGCTACGTTGCCAATAAGGTGATGGAATTTGTGGGGCCAGGTATTGCAAACTTACATGCAGATTATAGAAATGGCATCGATGTTATGACTACCGAAACAGCTTGCCTCTCTTCTATTTGGAAAACCGACGAAATTACCAAAAACTTCCTCAAAGATCATCATAGAGAAGACGATTATAAGGAGCTTAAACCTAATGAGAGCGCATATTATGATGGAATGATTTATGTGGATTTGGCAACAATTAAGCCTATGATCGCGATGCCTTTTCACCCTAGTAATGCTTATGAAATTGACTATGTTAACAACAATCTTAGAGAAGTGTTAGAAGAAGTGGAAGCCAGAGGGCGAGAACTAATTGGTGACAGGGTAAAGTTTGATTTGATAAGTAAGATAAAAGATGGTAAATTGCAGGTCGATCAAGGAATAATAGCAGGTTGTGCGGGAGGAACGTATAGCTCTATACGAGATGCCGCACAGATTTTGAAAGGGCATTCTTGCGGAAATGATGAGTACAGTTTATCTGTGTATCCATCAAGTCAACCGGTTATGATGGCGTTGGTAAATGAGGGTGTGATCTCTGATATTATGGCAACGGGAGCAACGATAAAATCTGCATTCTGCGGACCATGTTTTGGTGCTGGAGATGCGCCTGCAAATGGGGCGCTTAGCATTAGGCATACCACAAGAAATTTTCCGAATCGCGAAGGATCAAAGCCAGGAAATGGGCAAATCTCTTCGGTGGCTCTGATGGATGCGCGAAGCGTTGCGGCAACGTCGATAAATGGAGGAAGGCTGACTCCTGCAACAGAACTCAAAGAGCTAGATTATTCGCATTATCCATTTGATGATAGTGTATATAAAAGTAGAGTTTATAACGGATTTGGTGCGGCTGATACTGCAAAAAAATTGAAATATGGACCGAACATTAAAGATTGGCCAACGATGAGTGCGTTAACAGACAATATTTTATTAGAAGTAACAGCTCTTATAGAAGATCCCGTAACTACAACCGACGAATTGATTCCATCTGGAGAAGCATCGTCGTATCGTTCTAATCCTTTGGGGCTGGCGGAGTTTACCCTCTCAAGACGTGATCCAGAGTATGTGGGGCGTGCAAAAGAAAATTATAAATATGAGCTAGAGCGTCAAAAAGGTGTAGATCCACAAAATATTAGCTCCAAGCTTATAAAGATATATGAAAGAATTAGAACATTGACAGGGTTTGAAAATATTTCGGCGTTGAATACAGAAATTGGTAGCGTTATATATGCAATAAAGCCGGGTGATGGATCTGCTAGAGAGCAAGCAGCAAGTTGCCAGCGTGTATTGGGCGGTGTTGCAAACATTGCCAAAGAGTATGCTACAAAAAGGTATCGTTCAAACTTGATTAACTGGGGAATGATTCCATTTATTTTTAAGGGAACGCCTAAGTTTAAGGTGGGCAACTATATATTTATACCAGGAATTATAAAAGCAATAGATGAAGGCACTGATATTACTGCCTATATAATAGGCGGGTATATTAAGGAGATGGTTTTGTCTATAGGAGAGTTGACGGATGAGGAAAAAGAAATTATTAAAGCAGGTTCGCTTATTAATGTAAATAAGAAGAAAAACTTGATGAATGAATGGAACAAAATTCGTTAAAGACAAGTGCTCTCTCTAATGAGTGCTTTATTTTAGGGAGAGCCTTTAAAATTATTGATTAAGGAAGAAATTATGATTGAATTAGGAATAATACAAGAATTAACAGTAGTAGAGACTTCAGACTTTGGGTTATATTTGGGAGAATTGCCATATGATCCGGCTATATCAGAAAAGATATTGTTGCCGAATTCTGAAGTTGCAGAAGAAATGAAATTGGGAGATACAGTGAGTGTCTTTGTATATAAGGATACGAAAGATAGACCAGTTGCAACGTTAAAGCGCCCTGCCATCGTGTTGGGTGAAATTGCGCCACTAGAAGTACTAGAAGTCACGAACATAGGTGCATTTTTGAATTGGGGATTGATAAAAGATCTATTTTTACCGTTTAAAGAGCAAACTGTAAAGGTTAGAGCTGGCAAAACATATGTAGTGGGGCTATATGTTGATAAAACCGAAAGGCTTTGTGCAACGATGAAAGTGTATAATCTATTGCAAAACGCATCTGCGCTGGAGGTTAATAAGACAACCAAAGGGTTAGTATATCAGGTTTCGGATGAGTATGGCATCTTTGTTGCAGTAGAAGGAAAATATCATGGACTGATTCCAAAACGCGAGATATATCAAAATTATCAAGTGGGAGAATGGATAGATGTTAGAGTAACTCGTGTGCGTCCTGATGGAAAATTGGAACTGAGTGTGCGAAAGCAAATTAATGGGCAGATGGAAGTGGATGCTAAAAAATTGTTGGATGCGATTCATGCGCAAAAAGGCTTTTTAAACTTGCACGATAAAAGCAGCCCTATAGAAATTAAAAATTGCCTGAATATGAGCAAGGCTTCGTTTAAACGAGCAGTGGGCAGACTTCTAAAAGAAGGTGTAATTGAACTAAAACCGAATGGCATACAAAGTCGTATATATCAATAAAAAAAACCTCTTAACCACAGTAAGTAAAGTGATTAGGAGGTTTTTGCATTTTAATAAGAATTGTAGTGAATTTTAGATGCGTTGTATCGGTCGATGAATTTGTTGGCATCCTTGTTGGTTGGGTGACCGACTGCTATAATAGCGAATGGATTTATGTTGTCTGGAATGGCAAAATTTTGGCGCAAGAAGTCCTCTCTTTCACCTTTCATAACTCCAACCCAACATGCTCCAAGACCCAAGTGCGTGACCTCCAGTAATAGGTTTTCGATACAGGCACCCATAGATTGATGTGAAAAATAAGGAAAATAAGGGAGCTTAGAATCGGTGGTTTCTAATACAACAATTATCAATGGAGCTTCTTGAATAAAAGTAGAGCTTGGAAAAAAGTTTCGTATCTTTGACAAAGAGTCAGCATTGCTGAGAACTAAGAACTCCCAAGGCTGCTGATTACTGCCACTAGGCGCTTGCATGGCAGCTCGCAGGATTTTATCAATCTTATCATCTTCTATTCGTTGATTGGTAAACGAGCGTACGCTGCGTCTTAGGTTAATTGTATTCATTACTATCTCCTTTGGCATGTTAAAATTTATTTGGTACTAGAATATACTAAGTGTCAAAGAATGTCAAGTTATCTGCGCGATAAAAGGATAAAATCCAATTGTTGACAATCGAGTTAACTGAGAGTAAAATCTTTGTAATAACATTGCATAAGGAGGATATAATATGAAATTAAAAATATTGTTAACCGCAGCGTTGATGATGGCGTTGACAGGGTGTGGAGGCGATGATTCTGCAAATGCCACTTCGGTAACATTAACACCAACGGGGACATTTCCAATCGTTGCCGAGGGTGAAGAGTTGGTAATAGATATATTTGCGCCACTAAAGGCGGGAGTGACTACATATGCGAGAGAAGATAACTCAATGACTCGAGATTTTGAGGATCACACGGGCTTGACAATCGATTGGAGCGAAGTTCCGAGCGCTGATAGAACACAAAAGCTTAATAGCATAATGCAAAGCGGGCTATATCCAGATGTAATTTTGGATCACTGGTGGTCGAAATCAGAACAGCAGTTATATGCTGAGCAAGGAATTATTATACCATTGGAAAATTTGATTGCAGAACATGCGCCACACATCCAAGCGGTGCTAGATAAATATCCGCTGGTTAAGCAGAATATGACGCTAGATGATGGGCATATATATTCGATTCCATCTCTGGATACAGCACCTCAAACTGAAGCAAATTATAAAATGTGGATAAACCAGGTGTGGCTAGACAACTTAGGATTAAAAATGCCCACCACTTTGGACGAATTTACAGAGGTAATCCGTGCGTTTAGAGATGAAGATGCAAATGGAAATGGCGATCCAAACGATGAAGTAGCATTGACTAGCTCGTTTAAAAGTTGGAACGCCAACACGATGTATTTTCTATTAAACAGCTTTACGTATTACTCTCAAAATAACAAGTTTATGTATGTGGATGACGATGGAAAGATAGTATATACAAGAACTAGCGACGAGTTTAAGGAAGGCGTAAAGTATTTGAACTCACTATTTGAGGAAGATTTGCTAGATGAGTCTGCATTTACTCAAGATATGAATGGATTAAAACAAATCGGAAATAATCCAGGTGAAAATATACTAGGCGCTTGTGCGGGCGGATACTTGGGATCATTTTTAAATATTGGAGATTCTGATAGGTGGAAGGATTTTTCGGCCGTTGCACCATTGATTGGACCAGAAGGAGTTCAATATGCTATTGCAAACCCTGCTATTGGAAATGCGACACTGTCGATAACAACGGAATGCCCATCTCCAGAAGCGGTGGTGAGAGCTTGGGACTTATTTTTCTATGATGAAGTGAACGACTTTGGAGTACGCAATTTTGCAGGAGAAGAAGGCATTGATTATGTGATGGCAAAAGAGGGCGATGTCAATGCAATCGGCGAGCCTGCAACGTATGTGAGACTTACCGGAAACAATGATCGGGATGGCAGATATTGGAATAGATTGGGCCCTAGTTATAGTGCCGAAGATTTTATTATTAGATATGCAGTAGAA is a genomic window of Candidatus Epulonipiscium viviparus containing:
- a CDS encoding S1 RNA-binding domain-containing protein; this encodes MIELGIIQELTVVETSDFGLYLGELPYDPAISEKILLPNSEVAEEMKLGDTVSVFVYKDTKDRPVATLKRPAIVLGEIAPLEVLEVTNIGAFLNWGLIKDLFLPFKEQTVKVRAGKTYVVGLYVDKTERLCATMKVYNLLQNASALEVNKTTKGLVYQVSDEYGIFVAVEGKYHGLIPKREIYQNYQVGEWIDVRVTRVRPDGKLELSVRKQINGQMEVDAKKLLDAIHAQKGFLNLHDKSSPIEIKNCLNMSKASFKRAVGRLLKEGVIELKPNGIQSRIYQ
- a CDS encoding acetyl-CoA carboxylase biotin carboxylase subunit; this translates as MFTKILIANRGEIALRIIRACREMNIRTVAVYSTIDKDSLHLSFADETVCIGGAQSKDSYLNIENIISAAICTGADAIHPGFGFLSENAKFARICEECNITFIGPNYKMIENMGDKASARKLMIEAGVPVVPGSKGVVSSTQQALVVAKEIGYPVMLKASAGGGGRGMRIVFVEKDLESAFLSASTEALGAFGDGSMYMERYVQNPRHIEFQILGDNYGNIVHLGERDCSMQRRHQKVMEEAPSPFISKEMRVTMGDAAIKAAKAVNYRNAGTVEFIVDKDGNFYFIEMNTRIQVEHPITEMVTGLDLIKEQIKIAMGQKLTFEQKDICIGGVAIECRINAENPEKNFRPSPGKITALYFPGGKGVRIDSHIYQDYVIPPTYDSMIAKIITLGRTREEALSIMKRALSETVIEGVDSNIEFQLDLLHTAAFEEGNFDTTFIEKNLEKILGR
- the accD gene encoding acetyl-CoA carboxylase, carboxyltransferase subunit beta, translated to MFQSLSTRQKKYQNSPQKGNTKIEIPEGMYIKCASCKKSVYVKDLGETIGVCPNCGGYFPISARVRIKSIVDKKTFNEFDKQMTTNNPLGFDSYEKKLEDYMLKTEEIEAVICGEAAINGMKCVIAVMDARFMMGSMGTVVGEKITRAIEYATKNRLPIIIFCASGGARMQEGIFSLMQMAKTSAALARHDEEGLLFISVLTHPTTGGVTASFAMLGDIILAEPRALVGFAGPRVIEQTIRQKLPEGFQKSEFLLEYGIIDKIVARDELRTTIGKLLKFHHKGE
- a CDS encoding nitroreductase family protein, whose product is MNTINLRRSVRSFTNQRIEDDKIDKILRAAMQAPSGSNQQPWEFLVLSNADSLSKIRNFFPSSTFIQEAPLIIVVLETTDSKLPYFPYFSHQSMGACIENLLLEVTHLGLGACWVGVMKGEREDFLRQNFAIPDNINPFAIIAVGHPTNKDANKFIDRYNASKIHYNSY
- a CDS encoding extracellular solute-binding protein — protein: MKLKILLTAALMMALTGCGGDDSANATSVTLTPTGTFPIVAEGEELVIDIFAPLKAGVTTYAREDNSMTRDFEDHTGLTIDWSEVPSADRTQKLNSIMQSGLYPDVILDHWWSKSEQQLYAEQGIIIPLENLIAEHAPHIQAVLDKYPLVKQNMTLDDGHIYSIPSLDTAPQTEANYKMWINQVWLDNLGLKMPTTLDEFTEVIRAFRDEDANGNGDPNDEVALTSSFKSWNANTMYFLLNSFTYYSQNNKFMYVDDDGKIVYTRTSDEFKEGVKYLNSLFEEDLLDESAFTQDMNGLKQIGNNPGENILGACAGGYLGSFLNIGDSDRWKDFSAVAPLIGPEGVQYAIANPAIGNATLSITTECPSPEAVVRAWDLFFYDEVNDFGVRNFAGEEGIDYVMAKEGDVNAIGEPATYVRLTGNNDRDGRYWNRLGPSYSAEDFIIRYAVEGEGDAETTLHQITLDYYMPYLPDDSMLILPMSFDTDQSREIIDIETAMNAYFDITFAEFVTGKLDIDEHWDEYVAEMEKIGLSRYLEIYQTKYDQK
- a CDS encoding hydratase is translated as MIKLYDEGVFLINGTEIVDKTEGEKRYDLEKAKEGTISFSILKDHNTSDSMAKLRLKFDALTSHDITFVGIIQTSRASGLIKFPVPYVLTNCHNSLCAVGGTINADDHMFGLSAAKKYGGIYVPPNIAVIHQYMREMMAGCGKMILGSDSHTRYGALGTMAVGEGGGELVKQILSETYDIGYPEIVAVYLDGKPHPNVGPQDIALAIIGAVFKNGYVANKVMEFVGPGIANLHADYRNGIDVMTTETACLSSIWKTDEITKNFLKDHHREDDYKELKPNESAYYDGMIYVDLATIKPMIAMPFHPSNAYEIDYVNNNLREVLEEVEARGRELIGDRVKFDLISKIKDGKLQVDQGIIAGCAGGTYSSIRDAAQILKGHSCGNDEYSLSVYPSSQPVMMALVNEGVISDIMATGATIKSAFCGPCFGAGDAPANGALSIRHTTRNFPNREGSKPGNGQISSVALMDARSVAATSINGGRLTPATELKELDYSHYPFDDSVYKSRVYNGFGAADTAKKLKYGPNIKDWPTMSALTDNILLEVTALIEDPVTTTDELIPSGEASSYRSNPLGLAEFTLSRRDPEYVGRAKENYKYELERQKGVDPQNISSKLIKIYERIRTLTGFENISALNTEIGSVIYAIKPGDGSAREQAASCQRVLGGVANIAKEYATKRYRSNLINWGMIPFIFKGTPKFKVGNYIFIPGIIKAIDEGTDITAYIIGGYIKEMVLSIGELTDEEKEIIKAGSLINVNKKKNLMNEWNKIR
- a CDS encoding acetyl-CoA carboxylase carboxyltransferase subunit alpha; translated protein: MTEIEKLQEMVEQLKKMNASPQIDEEIKRITKLIRNVKKSIAANYTPWDRVQIARKIDRPRAKYYIENSFDDFIEFHGDRTFKDDKAIIGGIAKIGDHVVTLIAQNKGNNAAENIASNFGMPHPEGYRKALRLMKQAEKFGRPVICLVDTPGAYCGIGAEERNQGEAIARNLLEMSRLKTPIISGIIGEGGSGGALALAVADIVFMQANTTYSILSPEGFASILWKDGSLAKDAANMMKITANELLDFGIIEDIVREPVGGAHDNPEHAAQYLREYLIDKLNILVSQPIDVVVKNRYNRFRKFEDYKDKG